One stretch of Arachis hypogaea cultivar Tifrunner chromosome 20, arahy.Tifrunner.gnm2.J5K5, whole genome shotgun sequence DNA includes these proteins:
- the LOC112784196 gene encoding uncharacterized protein: MVKVATYFAMTLGAFIFWQSMDRVHVWIALHQDEKKERQEKEAEIRRVREELLRQQQLQNTQKDF; the protein is encoded by the exons atgGTGAAAGTGGCCACGTATTTTGCTATGACTCTTGGAGCATTCATCTTCTGGCAGTCCATGGACAGAGTCCATGTCTGGATCGCACTTCATCAGGACGAAAAG AAGGAAAGGCAGGAGAAGGAAGCTGAGATCAGAAGAGTCAGAGAAGAATTGTTGCGCCAGCAGCAGCTCCAGAACACTCAAAAGGATTTTTGA
- the LOC112784627 gene encoding cytochrome P450 85A gives MAFTFIAIVGGVLFLFCFFSALLRWNEVRYVKKNKGLPPGTMGWPLFGETSEFLKQGPNFMKNQRARYGSFFKTHILGSPTIISMDEELNRYILMNESKGIVPGYPKSMVDILGNCNIAAVHGSTHKYLRGALLSIIGPAMVRDQLLTKIDHFMRSHLSNWDNQVLDIQRKTKEMTFLLSLMMVVSMESSRISDSIMPEYFKMVSGTISLPIDLPRTKYRRGCQARKALVSILREVMEERRKSQETHKDMLGVLMGNDDESRHKLSDEEIIDLLIAVMYSGYETVSATSMMAVKYLQDHPKALEELREEHLAIRERKKPDEPIDFNDLKSMRFTRAVIFETARLATIVNGVLRKTIQDVELNGYLIPKGWKIYVFIREINYDPFLYPEPLKFNPWRWLQDQSLESKNHFLVFGRGTRLCPGKDLGIAEISTFLHYLVTRYRWEAAGDDKLVKFPRVSAPNGLHIRVSSY, from the exons ATGGCTTTTACATTCATTGCAATTGTTGGTGGTGTTTTGTTCTTGTTCTGTTTTTTCTCTGCTCTCTTGAGATGGAATGAAGTGAGGTACGTGAAAAAGAATAAAGGTTTGCCACCAGGTACAATGGGGTGGCCACTTTTTGGAGAAACATCTGAGTTTCTTAAACAAGGTCCTAACTTCATGAAAAACCAAAGAGCAAG GTATGGCAGTTTTTTCAAAACACACATATTGGGATCTCCTACAATTATATCAATGGATGAAGAGCTCAATAGATACATTCTAATGAATGAATCAAAAGGGATTGTTCCAGGATACCCTAAATCCATGGTAGACATCTTGGGAAACTGCAACATTGCAGCCGTTCATGGCTCCACTCACAAGTACTTGAGAGGTGCCTTGCTTTCCATTATTGGTCCCGCCATGGTCAGAGATCAGCTTTTGACAAAAATTGATCACTTCATGAGATCCCACCTTAGcaattgggacaatcaagtcctcgACATTCAACGCAAAACCAAAGAG ATGACCTTCCTTTTATCACTCATGATGGTTGTAAGCATGGAATCAAGCAGAATATCAGATTCAATCATGCCGGAGTACTTTAAAATGGTTTCAGGAACCATTTCTCTCCCTATTGACCTTCCGAGGACGAAGTATCGTCGCGGATGTCAG GCAAGGAAAGCTCTTGTGAGCATTCTGCGTGAGGTAATGGAGgaaagaagaaaatcccaagaaacACACAAAGACATGCTTGGAGTATTAATGGGAAATGATGATGAAAGTAGACACAAACTAAGTGATGAAGAAATCATTGATCTACTGATTGCAGTTATGTATTCTGGTTATGAAACTGTTTCAGCCACTTCAATGATGGCAGTGAAGTATCTTCAGGACCATCCCAAAGCACTTGAAGAACTCAGA GAAGAGCATTTGGCCATTAGAGAAAGGAAAAAACCAGACGAACCAATTGATTTCAACGATCTCAAGTCAATGAGGTTTACTCGCGCg GTGATTTTTGAGACTGCTAGATTGGCCACAATAGTTAATGGCGTCCTAAGAAAAACCATTCAAGATGTGGAGTTAAATG gttaTTTGATTCCCAAAGGGTGGAAGATATATGTGTTCATAAGAGAGATAAATTATGACCCTTTTCTATATCCGGAGCCACTAAAGTTCAACCCATGGAGATGGCTGCAG GATCAGAGCCTAGAGTCAAAAAACCACTTCTTGGTATTTGGACGAGGTACAAGATTGTGTCCAGGGAAAGATTTGGGGATAGCTGAAATTTCAACTTTCTTGCACTATCTTGTAACTAGATACAG GTGGGAAGCAGCAGGAGATGATAAACTAGTGAAATTTCCTCGAGTTTCAGCACCTAATGGACTGCATATAAGGGTGTCATCTTACTAA
- the LOC140183263 gene encoding uncharacterized protein gives MTPFPSRSDPSSIAQFGDRADPRRDDGTVAMGRLKGGAERVRKGFGAAQREEKKGRGEWQLWRHGGGDKEVSFRDKVVGSKIAKAFSLVETLSGDNIAVVSGKQGDLLPPSVTFTQEAKNCLAEPYKDAIVIKVLGKHYSYTALSHKLRTVWRIKGGFDLLNVGFDYFLVKFDVAEEREKVILGGPWMIEGNYVAVKPWDQEFRSSENCVGATLVWIRISGLPIWCYQEDAMLRVAAAVGIPIKVDLATKLAERGRYARACVQIDLGLPVTKKILVEGVEYEVEYESLHLICGSCLKFGHDMKVCKTDSNAGGGTNAKVISDVAK, from the exons ATGACTCCCTTCCCGTCGCGTTCTGACCCTTCTTCCATAGCTCAGTTCGGCGACAGAGCAGATCCACGGCGCGATGATGGCACAGTGGCGATGGGTCGACTCAAGGGAGGCGCAG AGAGAGTGAGGAAGGGGTTCGGGGCTGCGCAGCGTGAAGAGAAAAAGGGAAGGGGTGAATGGCAGCTGTGGAGGCATGGCGGTGGGGACAAGGAG GTTTCTTTTAGGGACAAAGTTGTGGGTTCCAAGATTGCTAAAGCTTTTTCACTTGTTGAAACTTTATCGGGAGATAACATTGCAGTAGTTTCTGGGAAGCAAGGAGATCTCTTGCCACCGAGTGTCACGTTTACCCAAGAAGCTAAGAATTGCTTGGCAGAACCTTATAAGGATGCTATAGTGATTAAGGTGCTAGGTAAACATTATAGCTACACTGCATTGTCTCATAAACTCCGAACGGTATGGAGGATTAAGGgaggttttgatttattgaacgtGGGATTTGACTACTTTCTCGTGAAGTTTGATGTAGCCGAGGAGCGAGAAAAGGTTATCTTAGGAGGTCCGTGGATGATCGAGGGAAATTATGTGGCTGTGAAGCCTTGGGATCAAGAGTTTAGATCAAGTGAAAACTGTGTTGGAGCAACTTTAGTGTGGATTAGAATTTCCGGATTACCAATTTGGTGCTACCAAGAAGATGCAATGCTCCGTGTTGCGGCTGCAGTTGGCATTCCCattaaggttgatttggcaaCAAAATTAGCTGAAAGAGGACGATATGCTCGAGCCTGTGTTCAGATAGATTTAGGATTGCCAGTGACTAAGAAGATTCTTGTTGAAGGCGTTGAATATGAGGTTGAATATGAAAGTCTTCACCTTATTTGTGGCTCCTGTCTCAAGTTTGGTCATGATATGAAGGTGTGCAAGACTGACAGCAATGCAGGAGGAGGAACTAATGCCAAGGTGATCAGCGATGTAGCAAAGTAG